The region TCAGTCGCTATTTGTGATTGAAATAGTTCGGTCACTAAATTCGTCGCTAAAGAGCAAATTTCTGGTAGTGCCTGTAAATTTATTTAATGGATATTTTCTCTACTATGTTATATTCTTACCCACGGGTACCTGGTACCTTATATAGTTATATATGATATGCTCCTAAATATACATAACGATTTttcataatttcaatttttatatgtactaattaataattaaataaataggtATATAAGTTAAACAATcaagaaaattaataaatttgtgTTTGGACTTAACATTATGACATTgttgtaatttaaaaaaattatttatgtaaaatttaattttaatttactttttCTTAATAACTATTCACAAATATATAATCTCAGGTAAACATGGATATTCATAAATATTTTAGAACCCATTAAAAATTTACTTAATGAATATCCATGCACGTGAGTAAATAGCGGCTATGTTTGTGGATTTTTACTTACAGAACTGATGATATTTATGCACTATTTATACCCACTTGGACCCATTAACATCTTTAGTTAGGATTCATCAATATAACTTGCcataaaataattaagtttgaatttaaaagcatataaattgaaaataaagtgATATGCATGGTTCAATGCATGTGTAAAACTCTTTACAatatgtaaattaatttttcaactagttttatcaaatatttttaatttaataacaATTTTAATACATTTACACGCACTAACTCTTTTGTCTCACTtgcacttaattttttttatctctcattTTTGTGTCACATCGATCACTCATCATATTTCTTAGTATTTCTTATTTCTGTTCGATCCCTCTTctatttttatctatttcatACGAATGTGGGTGGAATGGTGTGAACTCCTCATTTCTCGTTCAATAagcttaattttaatttctataAGCGACTATATCAAACTAATTAATTAGTGCAGAACATGACAGATTGggagttttaattttaatatatattgaaaAAATTGCCTCTCACTCATTTCAGCCACATTGAAGACTCCTCATTTCATCAACTATTGGAGTATTAATCTGATTCTAGATTAGTTAGTTTGTTAAGTTAACTGATAATTAGTTTTACTTAATTTGTTATAGTCAGTTAGATACAGCTGGCATGAGCTGTTAGGTAGTTAGTCAGTTAGATACAGCTGGCATGAGCTGTTAGGTTCAGTTTTGATAGTTACTTTATCTGTATAAATAGCATAGTTGTACATTGAATAAGATAAGAAATTCATTCTACAATTCTCTGATTCaatatggtatcaagagcaCTCTGAATTTTCTTCCGCTTCGTCTCTGTTTTCATCGCTCTTTTTGAGcgtttttcttcatcttcttcgtgCTTGCCTCTGCAACACGAGCTTCAGGATCATGGAGAATTCCTCCAATCCGTTTTTTCTGCACCATTCTGATAACCCTGGCTTGATTCTTGTGTCTCAACCTCTCAATGGCGAGAATTACAATTCCTGGAATCGTTCTATGATGATCGCTCTCAGTGTGAAGAACAAGCTTGGTTTCATCAATGGTGATTTTCCACGACCTGCAGATGATGATCCGCTTCTCCAGTCTTGGATTCGTAATGATCATGTGGTCATGTCTTGGATCCTCAACTGTGTATCCAAGGACATCGTCTCTAGTGTCATCTGTTGTCGATCTGCAAAGGAGATCTGGCAAGATCTTCAAGATCGTTTTCATCAACCTAATGGTACTCGGATCTATCAGTTGAAGAAGGATTTGCTGAATCTTCAACAGGAATCGCTCACTGTGACTCAGTTCTACACCAAACATAAGGCGATTTGGGATGAATTGCAAGATTATCTTCCTCAACGAAGCTGTGTTTGTGGTGAAAATCGAGTTCTGCTCGATTATTTTCAACAAGAACAGATCATGCACTTTCTGATGAGCCTTAGTGATTCGTATAATCAGATTAAGAGTCATGTTTTGCTGATGAATCCTTTGCCTCCTATGAATCGCGTTTTCTCGATGGTCCTGCAAGAGGAGAAACAACGCGAGATTGCTGCCAGATCTGCTGATCTGAATTCTGCTTTTGCTGCTCAGGCCACAAACTCTGGGAAATCTGGAAAGAAGGATCGTGACAGGCCTCTTTGTAGCTATTGTGGAAAGCTTGGTCACTCAGTTGATCGTTGTTTCAAGAAGCATGGTTATCCGCCAGGTCTCAATTTCAAGAACAAGTCTTCTGCAGTTCATCATGTTGATTCATCTGAAGTTTCTGGATCATCAGTGCCTCAGGATCCTCCTATTACATCAAGTCAGTATCAACAATTACTGTCTCTGCTGACTGCACAACTTGCAACTTCCCCGATGCCTTCTTCGTCCACTTCTGAGCCTCTGCAGATTCCTTCACCAACTGATCTTAAAGGTTTTGTTTTCTCTGCTTCTTCTGATTTTTCTCACAAAACTTCTGTTTGGATTCTAGATTCTGGTGCTAGTTGTCATGTTTGTTTTCACCTTTCTAGTTTTGAGTCATATCATTCTGTTCGTTCACATACCATTTCTTTGCCTGATAATACAAAAGCTCGAGTCACTCACATTGGTACAGTCAAATTAGGGAATTCTCTAATTCTTCACAATGTTTGTTATGTGCCTACATTCACTGTCAATTTGTTGTCTGTTAGTGCTTTGTTAGAAAATCCAAAGTATTCAATTCATTTTTTCCACAAAACTTTTGTGATACaggaaaacaaattgaagaCGATTGGCAGGGGTGACACCCACAATGGTCTTTACTACTTGCACGCATCTTCCAACAATGTTTTTAGTGCATCAACCTCACCTTTATCTGTTTTGAATTCTCTTTGTAATCAATCTGTTTTTCCTTCTCATTGTAACAAATCCACTTGTACTGCTGCATTATGGCATGCACGCCTAGGGCACCCTTCCTATAATAGGCTAAGTTTGTTGTCTTCTACTATTCATGGTAAGATTCCATCTTCTATTAATGAAAATGTTTGTCCTGTTTGTCCTCTTGCAAAGCAAAAACGATTGCCTTTTGTTTCTGAAAATCATTTTGCTAATCATTCTTTTGATTTAATTCATTGTGATGTTTGGGGACCTTTTCATGTTCCCACTCATGTTGGCCATCGTTTTTTCCTGACCATTGTTGATGATCACTCGAGGTTTACTTGGACTTTTCTCATCAAGCATAAATCTGAGGCACCACTTGCAATTATGGCTTTTTTCAAGATGGTGCAAACACAATTTGGGAAGGTCATCAAGATGGTTCGCACTGACAATGCTAAAGAGTTGCAGTTGACAGCTTTTCTTGAGAAACAGGGCACTTTACATCAGTTTTCTTGTGTGGAACGGCCACAACAGAATTCTGTAGTGGAGAGGAGACATCAGCAGTTGTTAAATGTTGCACGATCATTGCTTTTTCAGTCGCATATGCCGCTTGTTTTCTGGGGGGAATGCATATCCACAGCTACACATCTCATCAATTTGATTCCAACACCGAATTTGCATAACAAGTCACCTTCCACATTGTTGTATCAACAAGATCCGTCTTATGACCATTTACGAGTTTTTGGGTGTCTTTGCTTTTCATCTACATTACCCTCCACAAGGCATAAATTTTCTCCTCGGGCTGTCCCTTGTGTGCTGGTTGGGTACAAGCAAGGATACAAAGGGTACAAATTATACAATTTGACCACTAAGACTTTCCATATCTCTCGCGATGTGGTGTTCAACGAGAGCATTTTTCCTTTCCAAAATACACGGCCATATGTGTATTCTCAGGATCCTTTTTTGGTTCCACTTCCATAAGTAGGCCTTTCAGTACCACCATATGATGTTCCACAACCTGAATCTGTACCAGTCCCTTCAGCAGATCACATTCCTGCAACTCCTTTAGTTTCTGAAATAGTGGCACCTTCTCCTGATGCAATAGTCCCACCCCTTGCGGTCCGCAGGTCCACTCGTGTGAGACATCCACCAGGGTATTTGGCTGATTATGATTGTCCACAACAGACAACACCTCATCCACTTTCCACATACTACTCTTATGACAAGCTTACACCTTCTTACAAGGTCTATTCTGTCAAAGTTGCATCCCACTATGAGCCAACTTATTTTCATCAAGCAATTCAGTATCCTGAGTGGCAGCAAGCCATGCGTACCGAATTAGCTGCTATGGAAGCAAATCAGACATGGGATGTTGTCTCTCTACCTCCTGGCAAACATGAGATTGGAAGTAAATGGGTTTACAAGCTCAAACTTCATCCTGATGGTTCCATTGACCGACACAAAGCTCGCCTTGTAGCTAAAGGCTACAcccagcagaatggaattgatTACATGGATACCTTTTCCCCTGTTGCGAAGATCACTACTGTTCGCATGTTACTTGCCTTAGCTGCTATGTACAAGTGGGAACTATTTCAGCTAGACATTAACAACGCTTTTTTGAATGGTGATCTATTTGAAGAAGTATACATGAAGATCCCTCAAGGATATGATGTCAAGGGGGAGAATCTGACATGTAGATTGAAGAAATCAAtctatggcttgaagcaagctTCACGCCAGTGGTTCGCAAAGTTCTCTTCTGTTCTTACTCAACATGGTTTTCAGCATTCTTATCATGATTACTCATTATTTACCAAAGGGTCTGGAgacacttttgttgttttactgGTGTATGTCGATGACATTATTGTCTCGGGTCCTAATGCCACAGAAATAGACTCAGTCAAGCAATTGCTTAAATCCGCTTTCAAGCTGAAAGATTTAGGCAAACTGAAGTTTTTCCTTGGCCTGGAAATAGCATATTCTGCTACTGGGATTTCTTTATCTCAACGGGCATATGCTTTGAGTCTTTTGCACGACACTGGATTCACCGATTGCAGGCCGACATCTTTACCAATGGATCCTAACCTCAAGTTGTCTTCGGATACCAGACCTGAACTGGCTGACTCATCTCAATATCGCAGGCTCATTGGACGCCTTTTATATCTTACCATTTCAAGGCCTGATATAGCATTCACTGTGAACAAGTTGAGCCAGTTTCTTTCTaaaccaacaacaacacatTTGGATGCCTTGCATCACTTGCTGCGGTATTTGAAAACAACCCCTGGCCAAGGCTTTTTTTTTCTCGGGCAGCAACCCCCTCTCTCACAGCTTACACCGATGCTGATTGGGGTAATTGTGTTGATACTCGTCGCTCCACAACAGGCTTCTGCATATTTTTTGGTTCATCCCTCATCTCATGGAAATCCAAGAAGCAAGCCACGGTGTCTCGTTCTTCTGCCGAAGCAGAATATCGGGCACTTGCAGCCGTGTCTAGTGAACTGAAGTGGCTCCAAGGCTTGTTACGTGATTTCCAGGTCCCATGTTCTTCAGCCATGGTGTTATGTGACAGCCAGTCTGCCATCCATATTGCGTCTAATCCCACATTTCACGAAAGAACCAAACATATCGACATTGACTGTCATTTTGTCCGCGAGCTGGTACAACAAGGTGTGCTCAAGTTGATTCATGTCAGATCCAAACAGCAGCTTGCAGATGTCTTAACTAAGCCTCTGCCCTTGTCACCTTTTCAACCTCTTCTCTGCAAGATGGGTTTGCTTAACATCTACACTCCATCTTGAGGGGGAGTATTGGAGTATTAATCTGATTCTAGATTAGTTAGTTTGTTAAGTTAACTGATAATTAGTTTTACTTAATTTGTTATAGTCAGTTAGATACAGCTGGCATGAGCTGTTAGGTAGTTAGTCAGTTAGATACAGCTGACATGAGCTGTTAGGTTCAGTTTTGATAGTTACtttatggcttaattgcacttttgctccctgatctttcacctttgtgcgatttacctccctcatctttaaaatgagcgaattccctccctcttctattaatatgtgcgatttaggcccttccgttagttagccgtccaattactaacggcggttgctattttcaccctcccttttactaaccacacccccatatcagaaataaaaataaaaataaaaataaaaaaggaggtaaattgcacaaaggtgaaagatcagggggcaaaagtacaattaagctaaaaaataaaaaaataaatgaaataaattaaataaattaaatacaattaatagaaaataaaaaaaaaactgaaaaaaaatatttttataaaaatcaaagaaaaaataataaaataaatgaaataagttaaatacaaataatagaaaatgaaaaaacatttttataaaataaaaaaaaaagctgaaaaaaatatttttataaaaatcaaagaaaaaatgtttttataaattcaaagaaaataaaatattttttttaattgaagatagaaatttaaaaataaaataaaagaataattatttttaatttagtgtaggtggtgcaaatagaaacaaattcttcttttattttatttttaaatttctatcttcaattaaaaaaaatatgttattttctttgactttataaaaacatttttttctttgatttttataaaaaaaaattcagttttttctttgattttataaaaatattttttcattttctattaattgtatttaacttatttcatttattttattattttttctttgatttttataaaaatattttttcagttttttttaatttatagtttttttattttctattaattttatttaatttatttaatttattttttaattttttatttttatttctgataagggggtgtggttagtaaaaggggggtgaaaatagcaaccaccgttagcaattggacggctaactaacggaagggcctaaatcacacatattaatagaagagggagggaattcgctcattttaaagatgagagaggtaaatcgcacaaaggtgaaagatcagggagcaaaagtgcaattaagccttactTTATCTGTATAAATAGCATAGTTGTACATTGAATAAGATAAGAAATTCATTCTACAATTCTCGGATTCAATATCAACTTCCGGATCCTCCACCCTGGTTTAATATTGGTTCATCTCCAGCATGTTAATTCCACGATGAGATATTCCACCTGCTCCACCAACCACCACCTCCGCAAATTAATTTCTAAGATCTCAATGCCCTAGAGATCTACTCCGTTATTATTTCCGTTATTCTAGAAGTTTACATACACCTTAGATCACTAAATTATTGGATCTCGTGCTCCATGATTTCAACTAAAAAACAGGGTGATGCTAATCACTACTCTCTCCATCTCATAAAAAATGTTGTTTAAAATGATGACAAAGaaagtaagtttttttttatagtcaaatgttagttgtgagaaatgttagtaaattaatatatCTCTCCTTCGGGTTTGAATCTGGGACCCTTCACCTCACCCAACTCTTATGTCTCTAACtgttaccacttgagctatccttcggggACACAGAAAGTaagataataattattaattacagtGTTATTAAAATACatgtatttaattttactagtaacatatgcaactattaaattctaTCTTGGATAAAGAAGAATGCAGTTGATAAAAAAGAGTTGTGATTGTTTAATATAAAAGTGTAAGTgagataaaatttattaaatgagaatttagatagaaaaattatTTCCTCCGTTTCACAAAGATTGTTGTTGTTTGTCTCTCTTtatattttccaaaatgtctctctttatattttccaaaatgtttattgttttataaactgaagacattttttttttgtttttaccaattatattatcatttaataaattttttctcacttatcacctttaatatcaaccaaccacaactctcttttcaaaaaaagcaaaaaccaaccacaactctcaTCTATCAAATATTACTCTCTCAGTTTCTATATATCTATCACTATTCTAATactttttttggcttaatatCACTTTTGGTCCTTCACGTATCACGATTTGACAGTTATGGTCCCTCATGAAATTTATTAGCCTACAATGTCCCTAATGTTTACTAATTCTTGCAATTTTGGTTTCCCATCAACTTACATCCAATTTCTGACggtttttgattaaaaaatcaattaaaatactAGAAgtcattgattttttaattaaaaacctttaaatattggatgaaagTTGACAAAAAACCAAAACTGCAACAGTTGGTAAACGTGAGGGACGTTGTGGGCTAATaaattccttaagggaccagaaCAGTCAAATCGTGATAAGCCAAGGACCAAAAATGTTATTAAGCCTACtatttttgttcctatttatttGTCACTTGTACAATTCCAAGAGAGTAGTAATCATGTATTACCCATTTTACccttaacttaattttttttgaaagcagaaaatttatatatactatatatgaaatgttgagaaacaaccacTCTCAACATGGGTATAGTACCTAGCTAGCATAAAGCCcgacaaaacccaaccactaGCAGAAGAACCTCATAAAGAACCTCTAAAAGCCTCACACGCACAAGAGAGTGCTACAATACCTAGCAAAATCTCGAGAGACTAACCCCTTTAGATAGATCTCAACTAAAATCGAAAAGTAGAGACAAGTTCAACTGAAAACGGAACATGTCTAACCGCTCGATACCTGCAAACAGAGGCCCAACCAATAAGAACAGACCAAAACCCCACCAGAAAAACAACTATTGCTATAATCAATGACCAACGACGACATCaatcaacaacttcaacaacACCACGAAAGCTGCCTCGGCGACATCTTTAGGCCTACAACCGCACCAATCAAAGACCTCcaggaaaaaaaaactccatCAACATAGCTAGAAAATCCTCTTTATTTTGGATTAGAGAGTAGGTCGATCTCAATGCTACACGGAAGGAGGAACCCCAGGACATACCAAAACCTTAAAGACCACTTCGAAGAACAAGAATCGATGATGCAGGCAATGAGGCCGGAGAGGAGCGAAGCAAGGGACCACCAAACGGGCTTGAAAGACTCGCCAGCACCAGAACAGGATCAGGAAACGCCGTGAACGACTCTGGCTTCAAAGTGAAGCTCATACATAAAAACCACCATGTTAGTCTGCAACAACGTAAAACTGGTTATGCTTCAGTGAACTCTATTGGGAAAAGCTTGTTTCTTAGTGCTAAGGAATGGCCAAATTACATGTTAGTTCAAAAATAACTTTTGATTATGCTCCATGGTATGTGAATcgaaagttatttttttttatcaatttattCTTCAATGACTTCAGCAGTACTAAGTCCCTCAAATTCTTTccggaaagaagaaaaaatgatcAGAAAAAGTACCACCTCATAGTTCGTGAAATATTGAGATTCTTACATAAAAACATTCGGGACGAACTCAACAATACACATATGCTTGATGCACCGGGATATGACGCCATGTTGTAGGAAGCAAGGCTTGGAATTATTGAGTTCATAAATATAGGAGcaagaagaaaacaaaagaaaatagtaCAAGAATACCCTAACTTGATGGGAACAAAACCCCACCGCAACACCAACCACGCCTCAACTCCGACTTGCAAGACCTTCCCCAGACATCATGGCTCCTCGAACCGGCTCAAAGCCAAACTCCTAGATCAAAACCCTCGAACACAGAATTGCGGAACCCTGCGACCATAGAGAGAAGCCAAACGACGGACGAGAACAACACAAAGCCCAGAGTGAAAATGTCGGCGGAGGAAGGAGCAGAAAGTTAGGAGGCGAGCACAACCTAGATCGGAAAATCCAAAGCTTCGCCATCGTGACAAGAAGGGAAATCAATAAGGGTGGCCCGCCACTGTAGTGAAATCAAAAGGGTCCAGCACCGCGAAAAGGCAAGGATACTCGGTCTTAGAAAGGTCAGGAGGAAACGAATGGTATGAAGACGACAGGGGTTGCCGCCGCGCACCGTGGCGGCGCGACGACCACCCAAGGAGGCTAGGTAAAACATGAAACAGAGTAGAGGAGGCAGAGCTGCTAGGTCAAGTTTGTGGAATTATCTTGGTGTTATCTATTCTAATCAAGATtctgtttctctttctcttccggTCGCTACCCCTTGTTTGAATATGGATATGGAAGGTGTGATTGAGTTTGACTTAATGGTGGTAGATAAGTTTGAATAGCCACAATTAAtaagagaaataaataatatattagtaaattaaataacaattttaataaaaaaataacattttaaaattatattatcttgaaaaaaaaaatcttgagaTAGATTAAAAAAGAATATTTGAAGATTATAGTATTAAAtataaggcttaaatatgttttaggtCCCTATAAATTCATGACACATTTGCTTCCGTTAAGTGATTCAGCACTTAATGGGTGGAAGGTAGGACAAAAAGCTCAGTATTATGTTCCAAATATGATCAGTGTGTTCCAAAAAACAATTGAGGGGCTTAAGCCAAAGACCCTTAAGTTTTTAGGGATCGAAAACACATTTAAGCCTAAATATAATTaacaattaaataataatagttttttaaaatatatatcttcttgctttaaaaaaattaatgtaatttttttacaaattaaatttttaaatacttAATATCATAGTATATCATGATTtacttagaatttgggttacgCCAAAAagtcttatattttttagaaagcaaactAAACAATATTATTGATATTGAGTACAAAATGCACCAAAAAAAATACATCACAAAAGTTGCTGGCTGGATTTTGCTTCACTGCTTGCACTGATTTTGGAGCGGTGGTGGCTCCTTCTGGCAGAGGATATGGGCGAGGGGGTTTGGGTGGTGGCTTCGTATCTCAACCAACTACCACTATTCCACCCTTCTCTTATTTGCTCGGAGTTTCCCTATATCTCCCTCGACCTTTCCTATGAGATCTTGCTTCAATCTTTGTTTGCACGCGGCTCCGATATCTTCTACTGCGCTCTTGAGATGGGATCGCCCCTCCTTCACGCCGCCAATTAAATCCTCTTGCAATCGCGCTTCCCTCCACGTTTCCCTCCTCGACCTCTCTCGCGACCTCGTCACCAAGGCTCCGAGAGGTTTCTTTTTATGGATATGATGATTGGGTTTCTTTCAACGATTTGGAGGTTTGCTCGGCTGAGAATGGTCTCTCTTTTGGAGGTCATACTACAGCTAGATAGGAACTCATTTAGTTGAACAAGTTGATGTATTTCAAACCCAAGAGGTTGTGGTCATTGGTGTGCGTGTGATTTGTTGCGATGGCGTTCAAACGACCTACTCCTTGTGGCGTCAAGAATTTAAGGAAGTTATGGctatgttttgtttttgtttggtgTTGTAGGTTTGTTTCCGGAGATCTTTCTAAGGGTCGCGACAACAGATCTATAGGCGGTTTGGAGGTTTTGATAACGAAACTATCAATTATTGGTTGTTGTTTGCTTGTCGGACCTTTtcgttttttagtttttatttatttttgactGGTTATGTTTGTTTAGGATCTTGGTCTTAGCGCTTTGACATTATGTTGATTGTTTTGGTCTTTTGGTATACATGGCTGGATTGAGTCCTTGTTTTGGCAGGTTTCTTGCGGCTTGATATGATCTCGCTTTGGTTGACCCTGTCGTTGTTTTTCGATTTCATACGGAGACCTCTCCTAATAGGGCTTGGTGTTCGTTTTGGGGTTTTTTTATGATACAAGGGGTGGTTTGTTTGTGGTTAAAATATGTTTATGCTTGTGGGGTTTGTTATTGAGATTTTAGTGAGTTTTTTATGTAGAAGTTGGATTTTTGCTAATTTATTTTGTTGACTGTACTTATTTTATTGAGAGAAGTTTTGAAGTGGATCACTATTAAAAAAGCTATTATATTGTTTCAtggtcaaaaaaaaaaattattgagagaagttttttatatttttttatatatttcaatatatttttgtcGCAACCAGGGTCGCGGCGGGACGGCGAATAAGAGTTTTGAGATCAAAAGAGTCACCACCAATATTATTAACATGGAAAACATTGGAAAATCCATAAAAGTTTGGTCTTTGAAACTAGTTTGGATCCGGGAGCCGATTACGCGTGGGGAAGGTATTAGCACCCCACAGTGTCCGTTTATAAAAAATGGTGCCTCTAGTTAATTGTGCAAAATATTATAgctttgaaaatatttgtttcACCCCACAAATTATTTtggtattttttattatttaagtaATATTAACTAATTTGCTAATTAAATACCCTTTTCAATATTTTTGCTGATTCAAGAAACATGATAAGGAAAGAGTATTGGAACTAAGAAAAGAATTTCTACTGTGCGTGACAAACCTGGCTCACTttgttcttttttgttttttgtttttaacaATATATAACAACTAAAAGATATCAAGTAAAAATCTATCAAATAAAAGGAAATAACTAAAACCTATACTAATATAACTAAAGAAATATctagaagaagagaaatttaaaTTAAGAGGGGGGCAGCGTTCagggagaaaagaagaaaggagaAGGGCCTTCTTATTTATGCTCAAAATTTTTAGTCACAAGGGCCGCATATTGAGATTAAAATCACAAAGATACATAAATGAATTTGCAGTGTTACATTAATTTGTGCAAAAGATGAGATAAAAGAATGAAGAAAGACAACAATTACTTGATGATAGAACCAGTTTGTAATTGTTTTCTTTCCACTGGATCTGTGACAAAGCTCTCTTCTTCCGCACTGTCTATTTCACTCTCAACACTCTATGTTCTTAAATTTTTTCTCCATGTTCTCACTGTCCCCCTTTTTCACTTGATGACTACTGCTGATATAGAAGAAGGAGTTCAGAAAATTGCCAAAATAGCAAACGGTGCATTTAATTCTTAGCTTGATTTCCTTGACTTTCATTTTCTTGATCTGGCTATGCTGCAAGTTTTGACAATGAAGcaccttgaag is a window of Lotus japonicus ecotype B-129 chromosome 5, LjGifu_v1.2 DNA encoding:
- the LOC130720411 gene encoding uncharacterized protein LOC130720411, which produces MENSSNPFFLHHSDNPGLILVSQPLNGENYNSWNRSMMIALSVKNKLGFINGDFPRPADDDPLLQSWIRNDHVVMSWILNCVSKDIVSSVICCRSAKEIWQDLQDRFHQPNGTRIYQLKKDLLNLQQESLTVTQFYTKHKAIWDELQDYLPQRSCVCGENRVLLDYFQQEQIMHFLMSLSDSYNQIKSHVLLMNPLPPMNRVFSMVLQEEKQREIAARSADLNSAFAAQATNSGKSGKKDRDRPLCSYCGKLGHSVDRCFKKHGYPPGLNFKNKSSAVHHVDSSEVSGSSVPQDPPITSSQYQQLLSLLTAQLATSPMPSSSTSEPLQIPSPTDLKGKQIEDDWQG